The DNA segment AATACGTGCCTCATCGTCACGCAGATGTTTGCAGCCGCGACGCACCTCTTCCGGCATCGAGCCAATGGCTGCGGTGTCGGCCTGATCCCCGCTTCTCAGCAGTCCCTCGCCGCCGGGAATATCGCCGATAAAACCGGAACATCCACGCGCCTCTTCAAGGCGCTGATCAACCATCGCTATCTCTTCCTCGGTAGTCGGCACCTGCGGGTCGACCCACATCAGGGTAACCGAGGGGCCAAAAAACGTCAGCATTCGATGGGTCCATATATCGGAGTTCCAGAGCATTACCTGCCCGGGCTGGGCCAGCACTGCTGCTGCGGCGGCTGCCGACCCGACTGGTCGCTGTTGAAACACCGACTCGGCCTCGACCGCCAGCCTGATCATATCCTGACGACTCAGGCCAAGTTCGAGCAGTTGATTCAGGGCTGCTGCCGTGGCAACGCAGATTGCACTGGAACTTGCCATCCCGACGTGGATCGGGACATTCCCGCCAATGGTGACCTCCAGCCCCGGCAGTTTGCAGCCCATCTCCAGCAGGCCGGCAATAACCCCCTTGCTGTTATTGGCCCAACGATCCTCGCGTCGCCATTTCAAGGTATTGATGGAGGTCTTTTTTCGTTCACCGAAATTCATCGAGTAGAATCTCAGGCTGCTGTCGTGTCGTCGCGAAATCGCTACCGTCATGCGCTGCGAAACTGCACCAACCATCACGGTGCCGCCAACCGACTCGGCATGCTCGCCAAATAATGCGATGCTGCCAGGAGCTGAGTAAACAACCTGCGGCGGCGAGGAGTATTCCGAATTGTGAGCAGCGGCAACCTGATGCATCCTATCAGGTAATATACGCGTTTTGCGGCGCTTTTTCAAAGTATTGCCCTGTTTGATTCCTGTACTCATCTGTACTCCCCTGGACGATCGAACGGCTTCTGCTATACTGACGACATGAACAGCTCCGGATATACAACCGTGTCAGGCCGGCAACGGTTACACCATGCTGCTGCGGCAGCCTTCAGTGCCCTGCTGCTTCCCCTCTCGCTGCCCAGCCCCCTGTTCGAGCTGGGCTCCCCCCTTCTGGGGATAGTTGCCCTGATTCCGCTGTACCTGGCGCTTGCCGGAACCGACAGTGTCCGCAGCGCCGCCCGCCTCGGGGTACTGTTTGGCGCGCTGTCTACTACGACAGGAAGCTTCTGGCTGGCTTTTTTCCAGGATTTCTCCGTCTGGACGCTGGGGGGCGCAGTTGCAGGTTATGCGGTCTACAACGCCCTGCTGTTTCCGTTTTTACACCGCAGCCTGCAGGCCAGGCTCCCCTGGCGACCGCTGTGGTTCGCTGCCATCTGGACCGGGTACGAACTGCTGAAATCCATCGGTTTCCTCGGCTATCCCTGGGGGCTGATCGCCTACAGCTGGAATGAGGTTATCCCGTTTATCCAGATCGCCGACCTGTTCGGCGTCTATGGTGTATCGTTCCTGCTGGTACTGACAAATGCGGTGCTGGCGGAGTTCTGTCGTGAATCAAAACTGTCGCTGCTGCAGGGCACCACCGCCCTGCTGGCGGTTCTGACCGTGGCAACCTGGCTGTACGGCTTTCATGCGCTGCAGCGGGACATCCCGCGGCTGGACGAGCTGGACACGGTACTGGTGCAAAATGACGGCGATGCATGGCAGCCCGGTGCATTCTGGCAGGAGCTGGAAAAGACCCAGGATCTTACCTCGCTTGCCGTACAACACGGACCGGTACCGGATATGGTAATCTGGAGCGAGACCATCCTGCGATACCCTATCCAGGAACACCGACGGCTGTATCGGCATAATCCGCATCGCCAGCCCTTTCTGGAATTTCTTGGCGAGCTGCCCGTGCCTTTGCTTACCGGCGGGGCATATCTGATAGATGAGCAGCAGCATGACCTGATAAATGCTGCCCTGCTGCTGGACCAGGACGGGATCGTGCAGCAGGTATACGGCAAGCAACAGCTGGTCCCCTTTGCCGAAACCATACCCTTCTTCGAGTTCGCACCGGTGCGCCGCTTCTTTGCAGAGGTAATCGGCCTGCGATCAATGTGGCTCAGCGGAATGGAATATCGCCTGTTCGAGGTGGAGACGCGCAGCGGCAACCGATTGCAGTACGGAACCCCGATCTGCTTCGAGGATGCATTCGCCCACATTACCCGTGACATGGCACGCCTTGGGGCTGACTTCTTTGTTAACCTTACCAACAACTCATGGTCGCGCACCGAAAGCGCCCAGACGCAGCATTTTGCTGCGGCTCGCTTTCGCAGCATAGAAACCAGGCGAACCCTGGTGCGCGCCACCAACTCAGGCCTGACATCGGTGGTTGATCCCTGGGGCCGGCTATCCGCATCCCTGCCGATGTTCACCCCCACAGTGCTGCGTACCGATGTCCCGATCTATCGCCCCCGAACGGAATCGGTGTATCTGCTTACCGGCGATCTGTTTGCCTGGATCTGTCTGCTGGGAAGCCTGGCCGGGCTGGCTGCAGCCTGGTTGGCATCCGCCGGTCAGGCTACAGCTACTGTCAGGCTGTCATCCGACGGTCAGCTGTCAGCCACCGGCCAGACGATCCCGGAATAAAAAAAACGCCTGGAACTCCCGCAACAGGGAGCGCCAGGCGCCTGCATCCCCAGGTTCGGCTGAACCTGCGGCGTGCCGTAATCAGCCCTTGGGCTTGATGTTGTACTTGCGGTTAAAGCGCTCGACACGACCGGCGGTATCTACCAGCTGCTGCTTGCCGGTGTAAAACGGGTGGCTCGCACTGCTGATATCAAGCAGTGACATCGGATATTCCGTGCCCTCGTGGGTAACGGTTTCTTTGGTTTCTACCGTTGAGCGGGTGATAAACAGGGTTCCAGTCGCACTGTCCTTGAAAGCCACCTCACGAAAGTTCGGATGAATATCTTTCTTCATAGTCTCTATCTCCTTGCAATTAATCCATACTTCCCGACGTGTTCATGGAACGCAGGAACGCGTCATTATTCTTGGTTTTCTTCATTCTGTCAATCAGCAGCTCGAGCACCTCGACGTCATCCATCGGGTTGATAACCTTGCGCAGCACCCACATCTTGCTGAGTTCCTCGTCCGTCAGCAGCAGATCCTCACGCCGGGTACCCGATCGTTTGATATTGATCGCCGGATACAAGCGACGATCCGCCAACCGTCGGTCAAGACTGACCTCCATATTACCGGTCCCCTTGAATTCCTCAAAGATTACCTCGTCCATGCGGCTGCCGGTATCCACCAGTGCGGTGGCCACAATGGTAAGGCTGCCGCCACCCTCGATATTGCGAGCTGCCCCGAAAAAGCGCTTCGGTTTGT comes from the Spirochaeta africana DSM 8902 genome and includes:
- a CDS encoding galactokinase; translation: MHQVAAAHNSEYSSPPQVVYSAPGSIALFGEHAESVGGTVMVGAVSQRMTVAISRRHDSSLRFYSMNFGERKKTSINTLKWRREDRWANNSKGVIAGLLEMGCKLPGLEVTIGGNVPIHVGMASSSAICVATAAALNQLLELGLSRQDMIRLAVEAESVFQQRPVGSAAAAAAVLAQPGQVMLWNSDIWTHRMLTFFGPSVTLMWVDPQVPTTEEEIAMVDQRLEEARGCSGFIGDIPGGEGLLRSGDQADTAAIGSMPEEVRRGCKHLRDDEARIAEAVQALEQADPIRFGKCLYRSHESLRDLYEISNPEIDWLVRRRDQSAGILGGRRIGFGAAASMVVLLEHAAVPEYEEKLQEYERIFGFRPHWKILHFGGGLESVPS
- the lnt gene encoding apolipoprotein N-acyltransferase, whose amino-acid sequence is MNSSGYTTVSGRQRLHHAAAAAFSALLLPLSLPSPLFELGSPLLGIVALIPLYLALAGTDSVRSAARLGVLFGALSTTTGSFWLAFFQDFSVWTLGGAVAGYAVYNALLFPFLHRSLQARLPWRPLWFAAIWTGYELLKSIGFLGYPWGLIAYSWNEVIPFIQIADLFGVYGVSFLLVLTNAVLAEFCRESKLSLLQGTTALLAVLTVATWLYGFHALQRDIPRLDELDTVLVQNDGDAWQPGAFWQELEKTQDLTSLAVQHGPVPDMVIWSETILRYPIQEHRRLYRHNPHRQPFLEFLGELPVPLLTGGAYLIDEQQHDLINAALLLDQDGIVQQVYGKQQLVPFAETIPFFEFAPVRRFFAEVIGLRSMWLSGMEYRLFEVETRSGNRLQYGTPICFEDAFAHITRDMARLGADFFVNLTNNSWSRTESAQTQHFAAARFRSIETRRTLVRATNSGLTSVVDPWGRLSASLPMFTPTVLRTDVPIYRPRTESVYLLTGDLFAWICLLGSLAGLAAAWLASAGQATATVRLSSDGQLSATGQTIPE
- a CDS encoding type B 50S ribosomal protein L31, encoding MKKDIHPNFREVAFKDSATGTLFITRSTVETKETVTHEGTEYPMSLLDISSASHPFYTGKQQLVDTAGRVERFNRKYNIKPKG